The Terriglobus tenax genome contains a region encoding:
- a CDS encoding amidohydrolase/deacetylase family metallohydrolase produces MLASCVTAANAQHYDLVLQHGHVIDPKNGIDGVMDIAVLDGKVAKVAKSIAASEAVKAVDATGLYVTPGLIDIHVHAYAGTGERDSYAGDNSLYPDGFTFRVGVTTVVDAGSSGWRSFEDFKQRVIDRSNTRVLAMLNIVGAGMRPGFEQNLDDMDGEATAKVAMKYPGLIVGIKSAHFEGPEWKPYEQAVRAGTIAKIPVMIDYGANRTERPLYDLLSKVLRPGDIYTHMYSGLRNEQDPKTGKASAALEIGRKRGIYFDVGHGGGSFNWTVAQPLVKQGFIPDSISTDIHITSMNAGMKDELNVADKMIALGLPLQEVVKEMTSNPAKEIQHPELGNLTEGSPADIAVLRVDNGKFGFVDMNNTVFPGTKKLICELTIHNGKVVYDLNGLTADPWNGKTVSPAEAKRFTTMHVRPEKPSVAH; encoded by the coding sequence GTGCTCGCATCCTGCGTAACGGCTGCAAATGCGCAGCACTATGATCTGGTTCTGCAGCATGGTCATGTCATTGACCCGAAGAACGGCATTGACGGTGTGATGGATATTGCCGTGCTCGACGGCAAGGTGGCAAAGGTCGCAAAGTCCATTGCCGCGTCTGAAGCGGTGAAGGCGGTCGATGCCACTGGCCTGTATGTGACGCCCGGCCTGATTGACATCCACGTTCACGCCTATGCCGGTACCGGCGAGCGCGACTCCTATGCCGGCGACAACAGCCTGTATCCGGACGGCTTTACCTTCCGCGTTGGTGTGACCACCGTTGTCGATGCAGGCAGCTCGGGCTGGCGTAGTTTTGAGGACTTCAAGCAGCGCGTCATTGATCGTTCCAACACCCGCGTTCTGGCCATGCTGAACATTGTTGGCGCAGGTATGCGCCCCGGCTTTGAGCAGAACCTGGACGACATGGACGGGGAAGCCACCGCAAAGGTGGCCATGAAGTACCCCGGCCTGATCGTCGGCATCAAGAGTGCTCACTTTGAAGGCCCCGAATGGAAGCCTTATGAGCAGGCCGTGCGTGCCGGTACTATCGCGAAGATTCCGGTCATGATCGACTACGGCGCGAATCGCACAGAGCGTCCGCTCTATGACCTGCTGTCGAAGGTACTGCGCCCCGGCGATATCTACACGCACATGTACTCTGGCCTGCGCAATGAGCAGGATCCGAAGACCGGCAAGGCAAGCGCGGCTCTTGAGATTGGCCGCAAGCGCGGCATCTATTTTGACGTAGGCCACGGGGGTGGCAGCTTCAACTGGACCGTCGCGCAGCCCCTGGTCAAGCAGGGTTTCATTCCCGACTCCATTTCGACCGACATTCACATCACCAGCATGAATGCCGGAATGAAAGACGAGCTGAATGTTGCTGATAAGATGATCGCCCTCGGCCTGCCCCTGCAGGAGGTCGTGAAGGAAATGACCTCGAATCCTGCAAAAGAAATTCAGCACCCGGAACTCGGGAACCTTACAGAAGGTTCGCCAGCCGATATTGCGGTGCTGCGTGTCGACAACGGCAAGTTTGGCTTTGTCGATATGAATAACACGGTGTTCCCCGGCACCAAGAAGCTGATCTGCGAGCTGACCATTCATAACGGAAAAGTTGTGT
- a CDS encoding MFS transporter yields the protein MLLVQMVSMGKVYKLRFFLAFLLFSLSAIAFLDRTNISIAGLQISEEFGLGYQRLGLIFSAFLIGYAGFQIPAGWLAARFGPRRVLALGTLWWGIATLLVAILPTGIPGALFFLIAIRLLLGAGEAVVYPAANQFVAQWIPIRERGIINGLIFAGVGAGSGLTPPLLNWIISHDGWRAAFYFSALMGAGIGLVWWLASRDTPNEHPSLSMTELQEIEVGLSMNQERALHNGNGQEKTSLSWKELFSRRDLPALMMGYFCFGYVSWIYFSWFFLYMAKVRGFDLKASAQISMLPFLSMTLCCLAGGAASDWLSSRKSLRIGRCYLATGALFLTGLFLLFGSRAKSPVVAGVILAFGAGALYISQSSFWSASNDIAGRRSGMFSSIVNMGGQLGGAVTASLTPWIAQNFGWTVSFAVAAGFAVLGGICWLFVHPEHPLVPAKQEESVNVA from the coding sequence ATGCTTTTAGTCCAAATGGTCAGTATGGGGAAGGTCTACAAGCTTCGTTTCTTTCTTGCGTTTTTGCTGTTCTCGCTCAGCGCGATTGCCTTCCTTGACCGCACAAATATCTCGATTGCCGGACTGCAGATCAGCGAAGAGTTTGGCCTGGGATACCAGCGGCTTGGACTGATCTTCAGCGCGTTTCTGATCGGCTATGCCGGTTTTCAGATTCCGGCGGGCTGGCTGGCGGCACGCTTTGGTCCGCGCCGTGTGCTGGCGCTGGGCACGCTGTGGTGGGGCATCGCAACACTGCTGGTTGCCATCCTTCCCACCGGTATTCCCGGGGCATTGTTCTTCCTGATTGCGATCCGCCTGCTGCTGGGCGCGGGTGAAGCGGTGGTATATCCGGCGGCGAACCAGTTTGTCGCACAGTGGATACCCATCCGCGAGCGCGGCATCATCAACGGTCTTATCTTTGCCGGTGTGGGTGCGGGCAGCGGGCTTACACCTCCCTTGTTGAACTGGATCATTTCGCACGACGGCTGGCGTGCCGCTTTCTACTTCAGCGCCCTGATGGGCGCAGGCATTGGCCTGGTGTGGTGGCTGGCCTCGCGCGATACACCGAACGAGCACCCCTCGCTGTCGATGACCGAGCTGCAGGAGATAGAAGTCGGCCTCTCCATGAACCAGGAGCGCGCACTCCACAATGGCAACGGTCAGGAGAAAACCTCGTTGTCGTGGAAAGAACTCTTCAGCCGCCGCGATCTGCCCGCGCTGATGATGGGCTACTTCTGTTTCGGCTATGTGTCGTGGATCTACTTCAGCTGGTTCTTCCTGTACATGGCAAAAGTCCGCGGGTTTGACCTGAAGGCCAGTGCGCAGATTTCCATGCTCCCCTTCCTGTCGATGACGCTGTGCTGCCTGGCTGGCGGCGCCGCCAGCGACTGGCTGTCGAGCAGAAAGAGCCTTCGTATTGGCCGCTGCTACCTGGCCACCGGAGCGCTGTTTCTTACCGGCCTCTTTCTTCTGTTTGGATCGCGTGCCAAGAGCCCGGTGGTGGCCGGCGTCATCCTCGCCTTCGGTGCCGGAGCGCTGTACATTTCGCAAAGCTCCTTCTGGTCGGCGTCCAACGATATCGCCGGCCGCCGGTCGGGCATGTTCTCCTCTATCGTGAACATGGGAGGCCAGTTAGGCGGCGCCGTGACCGCTTCCCTAACCCCCTGGATTGCACAGAACTTCGGCTGGACGGTCTCTTTTGCCGTGGCTGCGGGATTCGCGGTGCTGGGTGGTATCTGCTGGCTTTTCGTGCACCCAGAGCACCCGCTGGTGCCCGCGAAACAGGAAGAATCAGTCAACGTCGCCTAA
- a CDS encoding sensor histidine kinase, with amino-acid sequence MRYRCSFWPLLATFVCFVSAVLQAQPPVASIRLADYQKQEWQVEDGLPESNVRMVAQRSDGVLLLATFSGVSTFDGQNFQRLTMPNAATMNIDAVNAVLPGMHDDLWIGTDGAGVIHQTASGAVNISSAAGHENERIRTMCFDRDGTLWIATQYGIERYHHEKLETVSGTGIIGGDITTVFAEDLHGGMYFVTSAGLFHWIGGKLTRMATPAEYGEPVAVYRDRASHLWVGTMHAVLEVTERSGHEVSFTGRMRVPTQVTLLTSDRQNNLWIGTKGSGLFRWNAEGASGWSTKDGLPDDTVRTLFVDDEDNLWIGGLTGGLSRWRRAPFAMLQAPGFKPSYSAVAFGDSKGDLWLGTWGQGVFRQHDGVITAVNIPGMPIKTPIRTIAEDKHGRIWVGTWFDGIYSFNGETWNHHKLGIESPVNAVSVLHSDNSGGLWVGTYTGLRYFRNGIPSSSDGETYLPSKLITDLLEDKDGSMLAATSTGLYRISGGQTQMIRDVPHPYVLSLSSDSHGNVWAGSRTGGLSRILGDVAIPLPSDSGLPTMPVYNMLEDEHGHLWLGTSRGIVRLLAAELNDLSVGRISRISSVLFVKQDGMPSSDCSGPSRPSAALLPNGVLYFATSKGFARTTPFAESASITPPNAKIIGWTFGNDTGSESLVTGDRIIIDASESEVNFRFDAHRLSNPAQTEFRYRLTGYDSGWVTTHSRYARYRRIPPGTYTFEVQARVGGDPWMTPVAAISVRQKPHFYSTYTFYLLVAMIVFALGAHLYSRRIRRVKGNMGIVLEERNRIARECHDTLMAGFAAISWQLETASRTLEKESVSLTEARHACDMARSMVSHCQAEARRIIWDLRDTDEVTGVLSQALSKAISSHYKRDDVETRMAVEGREILLPPASVHHLVCIGQEAVSNALRHGQPKSILVHLRYDETALKMVIHDDGVGFPQDRTGTRRGHFGLLVMEERARKIGGRFYLESALNRGTEISVILPYDSPDPARRSSDPDVIRWIGL; translated from the coding sequence ATGCGCTACCGCTGTAGTTTTTGGCCACTGCTGGCTACCTTCGTCTGCTTTGTGTCTGCCGTGTTGCAGGCCCAGCCCCCAGTTGCGTCTATCCGCCTTGCGGATTACCAGAAGCAGGAGTGGCAGGTTGAAGATGGCCTGCCGGAAAGCAACGTCCGCATGGTGGCGCAGCGCAGTGATGGCGTGCTGCTGCTGGCGACTTTCTCTGGCGTCTCCACCTTTGATGGGCAGAATTTTCAACGGCTGACCATGCCGAATGCGGCGACGATGAATATTGACGCCGTCAACGCCGTTCTTCCGGGCATGCATGACGATCTCTGGATCGGTACCGATGGTGCCGGCGTCATCCATCAGACCGCGAGCGGCGCCGTCAATATCAGCAGTGCCGCAGGGCATGAGAACGAGCGCATCCGCACCATGTGCTTTGATCGCGACGGCACCCTGTGGATTGCGACGCAGTATGGCATCGAGCGCTATCACCATGAAAAGCTTGAGACCGTGTCCGGTACCGGCATTATTGGCGGTGATATCACGACCGTATTCGCCGAAGATCTGCATGGCGGAATGTACTTCGTCACATCGGCCGGACTGTTTCACTGGATCGGCGGAAAGCTGACACGCATGGCAACACCCGCGGAGTATGGCGAGCCTGTGGCAGTGTATCGCGACCGCGCATCGCACCTGTGGGTTGGCACCATGCATGCCGTATTGGAAGTGACAGAGCGCAGCGGACATGAAGTTTCCTTCACCGGACGGATGAGAGTGCCGACCCAGGTCACCCTTCTGACCAGCGACCGTCAGAACAATCTATGGATCGGCACCAAGGGCAGTGGGCTTTTCCGCTGGAATGCGGAAGGAGCTTCCGGCTGGTCCACCAAGGACGGCCTTCCGGATGACACCGTGCGCACGCTGTTTGTGGATGATGAAGATAACCTGTGGATCGGCGGGCTGACCGGCGGACTTAGCCGCTGGCGGCGTGCCCCTTTCGCCATGCTGCAGGCACCGGGCTTCAAGCCCTCTTACTCTGCGGTAGCGTTTGGAGACAGCAAAGGTGACCTCTGGCTGGGCACATGGGGACAGGGCGTTTTTCGCCAGCATGATGGCGTTATTACAGCGGTCAATATTCCCGGCATGCCCATTAAAACGCCGATACGCACCATTGCGGAAGACAAGCACGGGCGCATCTGGGTTGGCACATGGTTTGACGGCATCTATTCCTTCAATGGAGAGACCTGGAACCACCACAAGCTTGGCATCGAGTCGCCGGTCAATGCCGTCAGCGTGCTGCATTCTGACAACAGCGGAGGCTTATGGGTGGGCACCTACACCGGGCTTCGATACTTCCGGAATGGCATTCCTTCCAGCAGCGACGGCGAGACCTATCTCCCCAGCAAACTGATTACCGACCTGCTGGAAGATAAAGATGGCTCCATGCTGGCCGCCACCAGCACGGGCCTGTACCGCATTTCCGGTGGACAGACGCAGATGATCCGGGATGTTCCGCATCCTTATGTCCTCTCCCTTTCGTCAGACTCGCATGGCAACGTGTGGGCAGGGTCACGCACCGGGGGGCTTTCCCGCATTCTAGGCGATGTTGCCATTCCACTGCCCAGCGATTCCGGTCTGCCCACCATGCCCGTCTACAACATGCTTGAGGACGAGCATGGTCATCTGTGGCTGGGAACCTCGCGCGGCATCGTCCGCCTGCTGGCAGCGGAATTGAATGATCTTTCCGTGGGAAGGATCTCCCGCATATCGTCCGTCCTGTTCGTCAAGCAGGATGGCATGCCGTCCAGCGACTGCAGCGGCCCATCCAGGCCTTCCGCCGCGCTGCTGCCAAACGGCGTTCTGTACTTTGCCACCAGCAAGGGCTTCGCCCGGACGACTCCCTTTGCGGAGAGCGCTTCCATTACGCCTCCGAATGCGAAGATCATCGGCTGGACCTTCGGCAATGACACGGGATCGGAGTCCCTTGTCACGGGTGACCGCATCATCATTGATGCATCCGAGAGCGAGGTCAACTTTCGTTTCGATGCGCATCGTCTCAGCAATCCAGCGCAGACAGAGTTTCGTTACCGTCTCACGGGATACGATTCCGGCTGGGTAACCACTCACTCGCGTTATGCGCGATACCGGCGCATTCCCCCGGGGACCTATACCTTCGAGGTGCAGGCGCGTGTCGGCGGTGATCCCTGGATGACTCCGGTGGCGGCGATCAGCGTGCGGCAGAAGCCTCACTTCTACTCCACCTACACCTTCTACCTGCTGGTGGCCATGATTGTGTTCGCCCTGGGAGCGCATCTGTACTCTCGCAGAATCCGCCGTGTGAAAGGCAACATGGGCATTGTTCTGGAAGAACGCAACCGCATTGCCCGCGAGTGCCATGACACGCTGATGGCGGGTTTTGCGGCAATCAGCTGGCAACTGGAGACGGCATCGCGCACGCTGGAGAAAGAATCCGTCTCCCTGACCGAAGCCCGGCACGCGTGCGATATGGCCCGTAGCATGGTCTCTCACTGCCAGGCCGAGGCGCGCCGCATTATCTGGGATCTGCGCGACACGGATGAGGTGACCGGCGTGCTGTCGCAGGCGCTCTCCAAAGCCATCAGCTCACACTACAAGCGCGACGATGTGGAAACCCGCATGGCGGTGGAGGGACGGGAAATTCTGCTGCCTCCCGCATCTGTCCATCACCTTGTCTGCATTGGGCAGGAGGCTGTCTCCAATGCTCTACGGCATGGCCAGCCCAAGTCTATCCTTGTGCATTTACGGTATGATGAAACCGCACTGAAAATGGTGATTCACGACGACGGCGTTGGCTTTCCCCAGGACCGCACCGGGACCCGCCGCGGGCACTTCGGTCTGCTCGTGATGGAAGAGCGTGCGCGCAAGATCGGCGGCCGTTTCTACCTGGAAAGCGCACTCAACCGCGGCACAGAGATATCCGTGATTCTTCCTTATGATTCGCCAGATCCGGCACGCCGTTCCTCTGACCCTGATGTCATCCGGTGGATTGGCCTATGA
- a CDS encoding response regulator, producing the protein MNPIRVILIEDHFLARMALHSVLSTNANIKVIGEASDGQQGIDLYRQLTPDVVLLDLRMPRVSGFEVLQQIRKEFPNARCIILSSYRGSEDIYRAVRGGAMGYLTKDASGEEVTNAVLTVSRGLRYIPKEILHRLAERMPSVDLTPRESEVLTCITQGLSNREIAEELGIAEKTVRIHVSSILEKMGARDRTQATIYALQRGLVDLS; encoded by the coding sequence ATGAACCCTATCCGCGTCATCCTGATCGAGGACCACTTTCTGGCGCGCATGGCGCTGCACTCGGTGCTATCGACCAACGCAAACATCAAGGTGATTGGCGAGGCCAGCGACGGCCAGCAAGGCATTGATCTTTACCGCCAACTCACGCCGGACGTTGTGCTGCTCGACCTGCGTATGCCGCGTGTCAGCGGTTTCGAAGTGCTGCAGCAGATTCGCAAGGAGTTCCCAAACGCGCGATGTATCATCCTCTCCTCCTATCGTGGCAGTGAGGACATCTATCGCGCCGTGCGAGGCGGAGCGATGGGCTACCTGACCAAAGATGCCTCAGGAGAAGAGGTTACCAACGCCGTGCTCACCGTCAGCCGCGGCCTCCGCTACATCCCCAAAGAGATCCTGCATCGCCTGGCCGAGCGTATGCCCTCGGTCGATCTGACACCACGCGAGAGCGAAGTGCTGACCTGCATTACCCAGGGCCTGTCCAACCGAGAGATCGCCGAAGAACTTGGCATTGCGGAGAAGACAGTCCGCATCCACGTCAGCTCGATCCTGGAAAAGATGGGTGCACGCGATCGAACACAAGCCACCATCTATGCCCTGCAGCGCGGGCTCGTGGATCTGTCCTGA
- a CDS encoding TonB-dependent siderophore receptor produces MMWAALWRRSMRFGAGGLLFTAASMLAQSAVDCSGPVQTVIGRVTDTQQAALPNAELVASCGTHTHTVQTDAEGAYRLQLEPGAWSVLVKSAGFTPATNTLHVQPGMREVADVQLAVAQENQNITVTAEVGLLATSAESASKSDTPILQQPFAIQTVTLQQLQQQNVQSLNQALKYTAGATPEMYGPDPRGDWFLIRGNPADVYLDGIRVPQAVNSPNSFAAVQVDFNDVSRVEILEGPSSTLYGQSNIGGIVDAVSKQPTTLPHRSVQIQGGNFDRLQGGGDFSGPLNRSASLLYSINGIARTSHTYVYGAKDDRFTLNPTLQWNITPKFSANVFGKYFHGDAGTAAVFLPRSGTLYANPSLGYLPTWFNTGDPATDRYRKRQYMTGYGLEYRSNKLYLKHTTRYVHGNILYQGVYSAAAFLDAAQTQLARVNFLSKPVLNALQSDVHARTHVQTGKIRHTLIGGSDFQWQKYLNRQGGVVDLTQTLNLRNPVYGTPKTTPTITTATNAEQFQGGLYGQDELILGGWTVALGGRYDQTAQETITFGTNGSLTSVGQRPHAFTGHAGISYHMHGLAPYASYSTSFLPTVGQDWQGRPFVPTRGSSYEGGLKYQLPQHLGMVTFSAFSMTQDNRTTTDPDHPLFQRQTGQVRTIGEELQANFIVIRSLDVSFNYTHVNPVVTRSDGSTPGSTGVDYHKMLSPLAKDSLGLWTHYTVRRTLMTGFGFGGGYRYQGPKWGDQANTFQTPGYSLFDGTLDYTMERWRFAINSSNLLNKRYVAACSTTTNCYYGGTRSAIASVNFSF; encoded by the coding sequence ATGATGTGGGCAGCGCTGTGGCGCCGCTCAATGCGGTTTGGGGCCGGAGGGCTGCTGTTTACAGCAGCTTCCATGCTGGCTCAAAGTGCTGTGGACTGCAGCGGCCCGGTTCAGACGGTGATCGGACGCGTAACCGATACGCAGCAGGCGGCGCTTCCAAATGCCGAACTTGTCGCCAGTTGCGGAACTCATACACATACAGTGCAAACCGATGCTGAAGGTGCATACCGCCTGCAGCTGGAGCCGGGTGCGTGGTCGGTGCTGGTGAAGTCCGCGGGTTTTACTCCAGCCACAAATACGTTGCATGTACAGCCAGGCATGCGGGAGGTAGCGGACGTACAACTCGCCGTCGCCCAGGAGAACCAGAACATCACCGTAACGGCCGAAGTGGGGCTGCTAGCGACCAGCGCAGAGTCTGCCTCGAAGAGCGACACTCCTATTCTGCAGCAGCCGTTTGCCATCCAGACGGTGACACTGCAGCAGTTGCAACAGCAGAATGTGCAGAGCCTGAACCAGGCGCTGAAGTATACGGCAGGCGCCACTCCGGAGATGTATGGTCCTGATCCACGTGGAGACTGGTTCCTGATTCGCGGAAATCCTGCGGATGTTTATCTTGATGGCATCCGTGTACCGCAGGCGGTGAACTCTCCTAATAGTTTTGCCGCAGTGCAGGTGGACTTCAACGATGTGTCGCGTGTTGAGATACTGGAAGGCCCGAGCAGCACGCTCTATGGCCAGAGCAACATCGGCGGCATTGTGGACGCCGTCAGCAAGCAGCCGACGACGCTTCCACATCGTTCTGTACAGATCCAGGGAGGCAACTTCGATCGCCTGCAGGGTGGAGGGGACTTCAGCGGTCCGCTGAACCGTTCTGCCAGCCTGCTCTACAGCATCAACGGCATTGCCCGCACCAGTCACACGTATGTGTACGGAGCGAAAGATGACCGCTTCACGCTGAATCCGACGTTGCAGTGGAATATAACGCCAAAGTTTTCAGCAAATGTATTTGGCAAATACTTCCATGGCGATGCGGGTACCGCCGCGGTCTTCCTGCCGAGGTCTGGAACGCTCTACGCAAACCCTTCCCTCGGTTATCTTCCAACCTGGTTCAATACCGGCGACCCGGCGACAGACCGTTACCGTAAGCGGCAATACATGACTGGCTATGGGCTGGAGTATCGCAGCAACAAACTGTACCTGAAACACACCACGCGTTATGTACACGGCAACATCCTCTACCAGGGCGTGTACAGCGCCGCAGCATTTCTGGATGCGGCACAGACACAGCTGGCGCGTGTGAACTTCCTTTCCAAGCCCGTGCTGAATGCACTGCAGAGCGATGTGCATGCGCGTACCCATGTTCAGACAGGAAAGATCCGGCACACGTTGATTGGCGGCAGCGACTTCCAATGGCAGAAGTATCTGAACCGGCAGGGAGGCGTGGTGGATCTGACGCAGACGCTGAATCTACGCAACCCGGTCTACGGTACGCCGAAAACTACGCCTACCATTACCACCGCCACGAATGCTGAGCAGTTCCAGGGCGGACTGTATGGCCAGGACGAACTCATTCTTGGCGGATGGACGGTCGCCCTTGGTGGACGATACGACCAGACCGCGCAGGAGACCATCACCTTCGGCACGAACGGTTCTCTCACTTCGGTTGGACAGCGTCCTCATGCCTTCACAGGCCACGCGGGCATTTCTTATCACATGCATGGGCTCGCTCCCTATGCCAGTTATTCCACATCATTTCTACCAACTGTTGGACAAGACTGGCAGGGCAGGCCCTTTGTGCCTACACGCGGAAGCAGCTATGAAGGCGGCTTGAAGTACCAGCTGCCGCAACATCTCGGCATGGTCACCTTCTCTGCGTTCAGCATGACGCAGGACAACCGGACAACAACCGACCCGGACCACCCTCTGTTTCAGCGACAGACGGGCCAGGTACGCACCATCGGCGAAGAGCTGCAGGCAAACTTCATCGTCATCCGCTCTCTGGATGTGAGCTTCAACTACACCCACGTGAACCCGGTTGTCACACGGAGCGATGGTTCTACCCCTGGCAGCACGGGAGTGGATTATCACAAGATGCTCTCTCCGCTGGCCAAGGACTCCCTGGGCCTATGGACGCATTACACGGTACGGCGCACCTTGATGACAGGTTTTGGATTCGGCGGAGGCTATCGGTACCAGGGGCCCAAGTGGGGAGACCAGGCGAACACCTTCCAGACGCCGGGCTATTCCCTGTTTGACGGAACGCTGGATTACACCATGGAGCGCTGGCGGTTTGCGATCAACAGCAGCAACCTCCTGAACAAACGCTATGTTGCAGCCTGCAGCACCACCACAAACTGCTACTACGGAGGAACGCGCAGTGCCATTGCAAGCGTCAACTTCTCCTTCTAA